A single window of Amyelois transitella isolate CPQ chromosome 17, ilAmyTran1.1, whole genome shotgun sequence DNA harbors:
- the LOC106143362 gene encoding F-actin-capping protein subunit beta, translating to MTEQQMDCALDLMRRLPPQQIEKNLTDLIDLVPSLCEDLLSSVDQPLKIAQDRTTGKDYLLCDYNRDGDSYRSPWSNTYDPPLEDGSMPSEKLRKLEVEANYAFDQYREMYFEGGVSSVYLWDMDHGFAGVILIKKAGDGSQKIKGCWDSIHVVEVVEKSSGRNAHYKLTSTAMLWLQTNKEGSGTMNLGGSLTRQAEQDSSVSDVTPHIINIGRMVEDMENKIRNTLNDIYFGKTKDIVNGLRSVVSADVTQRTAALQHDLAIALQRRHVARAD from the exons ATG ACTGAACAGCAAATGGATTGTGCTTTAGATCTAATGCGGAGGCTTCCGCCCCAACAGATAGAGAAGAATTTAACAGATTTGATTGATTTAGTGCCAAGTCTATGCGAGGATCTCTTGTCTTCTGTGGACCAGCCTTTGAAGATCGCTCAAGACCGCACAACAGGGAAGGATTACCTGTTATGTGATTATAACCGTGACGGTGACTCGTACAGGTCACCATGGTCAAATACATATGACCCACCGTTAGAGGATGGTTCAATGCCGTCGGAAAAACTAAGGAAGCTTGAAGTTGAAGCAAATTATGCATTTGATCAGTATAGAGAAATGTATTTTGAGGGTGGCGTCAGCTCTGTTTACCTTTGGGATATGGACCATGGCTTTGCAG GAGTAATATTGATAAAGAAAGCTGGTGATGGCTCTCAGAAGATCAAAGGGTGCTGGGACTCCATACACGTTGTCGAGGTAGTGGAGAAGAGTTCTGGACGCAACGCTCACTATAAGCTGACTTCAACGGCCATGCTGTGGCTTCAGACCAATAAAGAAGGCAGCGGCACTATGAATCTGGGAGGCAGTTTGACTAGACAG GCTGAGCAGGACTCCTCTGTCAGCGATGTGACTCCTCACATCATCAATATTGGCCGCATGGTGGAGGATATGGAGAATAAGATTAGGAACACCCTTAATGACATCTATTTTG GTAAAACCAAGGACATAGTGAACGGCCTGCGGTCCGTGGTGTCCGCGGACGTGACGCAGCGGACGGCGGCGCTGCAGCACGACCTCGCCATCGCGCTGCAGAGGCGTCACGTGGCGCGCGCCGACTGA
- the LOC106143448 gene encoding uncharacterized protein LOC106143448, producing MSTDDIVIINDDDQKDSDVEIVDITKENSTELKSSDNDAIIVVDDENTPTDNDVIEIKDMNRETNNRQIKAHLEKVCSENRLIGEFIEKCLDIENSCGMLRVIYRSFLPLYFELEDNYKDSENFKKLIDMKLRALELNPNRKFSHVKSVCEVMKNFKRNRKKVQFITLATSAKAKSPIKRKRRHPKCLTPYKKVKRKVVQENANIILIDDHDESSVISMKNTVTTLANKTIQDDDDVVILEDTPSKENNSTNSTVENGNIITNSHSSSKNCDNQIETTIKSLERQIEFYKKQIDHLEQQEVNWSDMYNSSYIQCEKYKSCLVSLYKRLCSLTGQEAIKRRKVKFMATDNRPQLPVKILENFINENIGSDGIPFLPDFMDVVMCVTKANSDGGLGWTQARIMSEARNLFTYCGQALQDNRKKRDWRYLLACARANPDDDPAEKDPELMERLEANRRIAVKKESDVLEKYVKMEQSYDSVTPFSVAQDASDDEDVGVAEINYVNNNIVAISSPRVYNHNRTFTSQKDTFNDEYFKFVASQTDNIIHQNNCIDGTNTRLLEISIDSVGNPNFSLVANPGNNVNDVNNRTMLEVQVEIDKPPEVKLINVPSINYNKENQVSVQNVVLGMSEESHRSELLDPKAGNNNMDFSLGNIVIQEVFSIATKQEIKNTKVNDSDINIKIRNNDISFENKYVEQSNKVQNLEDVVSTAETNHKNTIVSSQDNVETEEIFINDVKPEPSDVLKEMQMFGDSVTATVFDIEDPFLVIEISDSSDESDGDTEISESL from the exons ATGAGTACAGATGATATAGTAATCATCAATGATGATGATCAAAAAGATTCG gaTGTTGAAATAGTTGATATAACTAAAGAAAATAGCACAGAGCTGAAATCATCAGACAATGATGCCATTATTGTAGTTGATGATGAAAACACACCAACAGATAATGATGtcattgaaataaaagatatGAACAGAGAAACTAACAACAGACAAATAAAAGCACATCTGGAAAAAGTGTGCTCTGAAAACCGATTAATTGGTGAATTCATAGAAAAATGCCTAGATATTGAAAACTCCTGTGGCATGTTAAGGGTGATATACAGATCATTTTTACCATTGTATTTTGAATTAGAAGATAATTATAAGGATTcagaaaattttaagaaacttATTGATATGAAGTTAAGAGCATTAGAATTAAATCCTAATCGAAAATTTTCACATGTCAAGTCAGTCTGTGAAgtgatgaaaaattttaaaagaaatagaaagAAAGTTCAGTTTATTACATTAGCAACAAGTGCAAAAG CAAAATCtccaattaaaagaaaaaggagACATCCTAAGTGTCTCACACCATACAAAAAGGTCAAGAGAAAAGTTGTTCAAGAAAATGccaatattatacttattgaTGATCACGATGAATCCTCAGTGATATCTATGAAAAATACTGTTACAACTTTAGCAAACAAAACTATtcaagatgatgatgatgttgtAATATTAGAGGATACACcaagtaaagaaaataattcaacCAACAGTACAGTAGAAAATGGTAACATCATTACAAATAGCCATTCATCATCTAAGAATTGTGATAATCAGATAGAAACTACAATAAAATCATTAGAAAGACAAATTgagttttataaaaagcaaatTGATCATTTGGAACAGCAAGAGGTGAATTGGAGCGACATGTACAATTCCTCATATATACAGTGTGAAAA ATACAAGTCCTGCCTCGTTTCGCTGTACAAAAGGTTATGCAGCCTCACTGGTCAAGAAGCAATAAAAAGGCGCAAAGTAAAATTCATGGCCACCGATAACCGCCCACAGCTACCGGTCAAAATTCTAGAGAATTTTATAAACGAGAATATTGGTAGCGATGGCATTCCGTTCTTGCCTGATTTTATGGACGTCGTAATGTGCGTTACTAAGGCCAACAGTGATGGGGGGTTGGGTTGGACGCAAGCCCGGATCATGAGTGAAG CACGAAACCTATTCACGTACTGCGGGCAAGCTTTGCAGGACAACCGAAAGAAACGCGATTGGCGGTATTTACTCGCTTGTGCTCGTGCGAATCCTGATGACGATCCTGCTGAGAAGGACCCCGAGTTAATGGAGCGGCTGGAGGCGAACCGTCGCATCGCTGTCAAGAAGGAATCTGATGTGCTAGAAAA atatgTCAAAATGGAGCAGTCATATGATAGCGTAACACCATTTAGCGTAGCTCAAGATGCATCAGATGATGAAGACGTTGGCGTAGCAGAAATTAATTatgtgaataataatattgtagcGATTTCAAGCCCAAGAGTGTACAATCATAACAGAACTTTTACTTCTCAAAAAGATACTTTTAATgatgaatattttaagtttgttgCTTCTCAAACAGACAACATTATAcatcaaaataattgtatagatggtacaaataCAAGACTTCTTGAAATAAGTATAGATAGTGTTGGCAATCCAAACTTTTCTCTAGTCGCAAATCCTGGTAACAATGTCAATGACGTTAACAATAGAACAATGTTGGAAGTTCAGGTTGAAATTGACAAACCGCCAGAAGTTAAACTAATAAACGTCCCTagtataaattacaataaagaaaatcaAGTATCAGTTCAAAACGTAGTTCTTGGAATGAGTGAAGAATCACATAGAAGTGAACTCCTAGATCCTAAAGctggaaataataatatggatTTTTCCTTGGGCAATATAGTAATCCAAGAAGTTTTTTCAATTGCGACTAAACAAGAAATCAAAAACACTAAAGTAAATGATagtgatataaatattaaaattagaaataatgatattagttttgaaaataaatatgttgaaCAGTCTAACAAAGTCCAAAATCTTGAAGATGTGGTTTCTACTGCTGAAACAAATCATAAAAACACAATTGTGTCATCACAAGATAATGTTGAAACAGAAGAGATATTCATAAATGATGTTAAACCAGAGCCTTCAGATGTTTTAAAGGAAATGCAAATGTTTGGTGATTCGGTCACGGCAACCGTTTTTGATATTGAAGATCCATTTCTTGTTATCGAGATATCGGATAGTTCGGACGAATCAGATGGTGATACAGAAATTAGTGAAAGTCTGTGA